The following nucleotide sequence is from Pedobacter sp. PACM 27299.
TGCTTTAATTATCTTTTCCAGCTTCTGCTTGATTCTACTAATTTTCACTCCAACATTTGTCTTTGTTATTCCGGTGATGTCTGCAATTTCCTGGTAGTTCTTTTCTTCGAAATACAGCAGGATGACCGCTTTTTCAATTTTGGTTAATTGCCCGACAGCTTGTTTCAACAGCCCCAGCTGATCCTCTTGATCAGAAAAAAGACAACCATCAGGAATTTCAAATTCGGCAGCGGAAATGCTGTTGCCTGCAGGAATTTTACGTTCCTTCCGGAAATTGCTAATGGCCGTATTCAGGGCAATGCGGTACATCCATGTGCTCGCCTGTGCCTCTTGTCTAAAAGATGGAAAAGATTTCCATAGCTGTAAAACGATTTCCTGGAAAAGATCTTTCTGATCCTCCTTTTCCAGGCCATACATACTGCAGACCTTATAGACAATCCCAGCATGTTTGTTTATCATTTCGATAAAAGCTTTTTCCATCATTTATTGGTTTGTATAGTAAGTCGGCATAAGGGGTCCGAAAATTACAATAATTAAAAAATAAATGAGCTCCTGCTTCGGGAGATCATTCGGCCTAAAAATGAGCCATCCCTCCTCCTTTAATTTTAATATTCAAGTTAAACTGTGATAATTTCCCTAAAGCGGTATATTTGCCGGTAAGAACCGGGCAGGTACCCGATCCACCTACACAATTCAAACAAAAAACCATACATAGATGAATATCTTACTATTAGGTTCCGGCGGCAGAGAAAGTGCATTAGCCTGGAAAATGAGCCAATCTTCTCAATGTTCTCAACTGTTTATTGCACCAGGCAACGGTGGTACCGGCGCTTATGGAAAAAATATCAGCCTGAATCCTAATGATTTTGAAGCCGTAAAAGCTTTTGCATTAAAAGAAGCCATTGAACTTTTAGTAGTTGGTCCGGAAGAACCTTTGGTAAATGGTATCCATGATTTCTTTGCGAATGACTCGGAAGTATCGCACATCCCGGTAATCGGCCCTAAAAAAGAAGGCGCCATCCTG
It contains:
- a CDS encoding RNA polymerase sigma factor, whose product is MMEKAFIEMINKHAGIVYKVCSMYGLEKEDQKDLFQEIVLQLWKSFPSFRQEAQASTWMYRIALNTAISNFRKERKIPAGNSISAAEFEIPDGCLFSDQEDQLGLLKQAVGQLTKIEKAVILLYFEEKNYQEIADITGITKTNVGVKISRIKQKLEKIIKA